One window of the bacterium genome contains the following:
- a CDS encoding nucleoside deaminase encodes MKSDLTRIRIALRLARDNVHRGRGGPFGAAVFDLDTGRLLGAGVNRVERDHDPTAHAEILAVRMAARRLKGFSFKEKGIRAGIYVSAEPCGMCLTALVWAGISRVVCAATTEDVEAIGFDEGLKPRDWKKALQVRGIPVVTGVERTAAIRILTSYKRAGGRIYNG; translated from the coding sequence TTGAAGAGCGATCTCACGAGAATCCGGATTGCGCTTCGCCTGGCCCGGGACAACGTCCACCGGGGCCGGGGAGGCCCCTTTGGCGCGGCCGTCTTCGACCTCGACACGGGACGCCTCCTCGGGGCAGGCGTCAACCGCGTCGAAAGGGATCACGACCCCACCGCCCATGCCGAGATCCTCGCGGTCCGCATGGCGGCCAGGCGTCTTAAGGGTTTCAGCTTCAAGGAGAAGGGCATCCGGGCGGGGATTTACGTGAGCGCGGAGCCCTGCGGCATGTGCCTGACGGCCCTGGTGTGGGCGGGCATCTCGCGGGTGGTTTGCGCCGCGACGACGGAGGACGTGGAGGCGATCGGCTTCGACGAGGGTCTCAAGCCCCGCGATTGGAAAAAGGCCCTCCAGGTCCGCGGCATCCCGGTCGTCACCGGGGTCGAGCGTACGGCGGCCATCCGCATCCTCACGTCCTACAAGAGGGCCGGGGGACGCATCTACAACGGCTAA
- a CDS encoding universal stress protein: MFRKIAVLFDFSWTSRQALEWAVHLASRFGSSLGVIHALSRREDGPETESRIQAEIDLKIRRLGEGRPPASVSVHIHSGRTVDTLIASIEADAPDLVVLGTHGQTGLLHVLLGSVAEKIVRHSPSPTLVVKRGGAWPPRSLLIPVSFEDAAYEESLLAASELRGTLGVSVELLHVTEPPQAISYVPEAVIALPPFDPDAAVMTALAKLREITSRHASLSLVPHAVVGQAAHEICLAAARTGSDMILMPTHGLTGAARWLLGSVTEQVIRHAPCSVLSFRPGRLAKG, from the coding sequence ATGTTCCGCAAAATCGCCGTCCTGTTCGATTTTTCTTGGACTTCGCGTCAGGCCCTGGAATGGGCCGTCCATCTGGCGAGCCGCTTCGGGTCCTCCCTCGGCGTGATCCACGCCCTTTCCCGCCGGGAGGACGGCCCGGAGACCGAGAGCCGGATCCAGGCGGAAATCGACCTCAAGATCCGGCGTCTCGGCGAGGGACGTCCGCCGGCCTCCGTCTCCGTGCACATCCATTCGGGCCGCACCGTCGACACCTTGATCGCCTCCATCGAGGCCGATGCCCCGGACCTCGTGGTCTTGGGGACCCACGGACAGACGGGCCTCCTGCACGTGCTCCTGGGCAGCGTCGCCGAAAAGATCGTGCGTCATTCGCCGTCCCCGACCCTGGTCGTCAAGCGGGGGGGCGCATGGCCGCCGCGCAGCCTCTTGATCCCCGTCTCCTTCGAGGACGCGGCCTACGAGGAATCCCTCCTGGCGGCTTCCGAACTCCGCGGCACCCTGGGTGTCTCCGTCGAGCTACTCCACGTGACCGAGCCCCCTCAGGCCATCTCGTACGTGCCCGAGGCGGTGATCGCCCTGCCCCCCTTCGACCCGGATGCGGCCGTCATGACGGCCCTCGCGAAGCTCCGGGAGATCACCTCCCGCCACGCGTCCCTGTCCCTCGTCCCGCACGCGGTCGTCGGTCAGGCGGCGCATGAAATCTGTCTCGCGGCCGCAAGGACCGGTTCGGACATGATCCTCATGCCCACCCACGGCCTCACCGGGGCGGCGCGCTGGCTCCTGGGCAGCGTGACCGAACAGGTCATCCGCCACGCGCCGTGCAGCGTCCTCTCCTTCCGGCCGGGCCGTCTGGCAAAGGGCTGA
- the amrS gene encoding AmmeMemoRadiSam system radical SAM enzyme, translating into MESRFPAGPVVPGRYWHPLDDGRIQCDVCPRFCRLHEGQRGMCFVRMREGGQIVLTTYGRSSGFCIDPVEKKPLFHFLPGTPILSFGTAGCNLACKFCQNWDISKSRETDTLADQASPEAIARAAKDMGCRSVAFTYNDPTVFLEYAVDVAQACHEEGLKAVAVTAGYIEPGAREELYRHMDAANVDLKGFTETFYHDVTIGHLQPVLDTLVYLKRETKCWFEITNLMIPGLNDSEKETDEMTGWIMKNLGPDVPVHFTAFHPDWKMTDTPPTPPATLIRAREIAVKNGLHHVYVGNIPHVDGEDTFCSSCKKSLIGRRRYAVVDWRLKDDGSCPSCGTVLPGVFEARPGHWGNRRQSVYMKEYAAA; encoded by the coding sequence ATGGAATCACGGTTTCCGGCGGGGCCTGTCGTCCCCGGCCGGTATTGGCATCCGCTCGACGACGGCCGGATTCAGTGCGACGTCTGTCCCCGCTTTTGCCGCCTTCACGAGGGCCAGAGGGGGATGTGCTTCGTGCGCATGCGCGAGGGCGGCCAGATCGTCCTCACGACCTACGGCCGTTCCAGCGGCTTCTGCATCGACCCCGTGGAAAAGAAGCCCCTCTTCCACTTCCTGCCGGGGACGCCCATCCTTTCCTTTGGAACGGCGGGATGCAACCTGGCCTGCAAGTTCTGCCAAAACTGGGACATCTCCAAGTCCCGCGAGACCGACACCCTCGCCGATCAGGCCTCTCCCGAGGCGATCGCCCGGGCCGCCAAGGACATGGGTTGCCGGAGCGTCGCCTTCACCTACAACGACCCGACCGTCTTCCTGGAATACGCCGTGGACGTCGCGCAGGCCTGTCACGAGGAGGGGTTGAAGGCCGTCGCCGTCACCGCCGGCTACATCGAGCCCGGGGCCCGCGAGGAACTCTACCGCCACATGGACGCCGCGAACGTCGATCTCAAGGGATTTACGGAGACATTCTATCACGACGTGACGATCGGCCATCTCCAACCGGTCCTCGACACCCTCGTCTATCTCAAAAGGGAGACGAAGTGCTGGTTTGAGATCACCAACCTCATGATCCCGGGCCTGAACGACTCGGAAAAAGAGACCGACGAGATGACGGGTTGGATCATGAAGAACCTGGGGCCGGACGTGCCCGTGCATTTCACCGCCTTTCACCCCGATTGGAAGATGACCGACACGCCGCCGACACCGCCCGCGACGTTGATCCGTGCGCGGGAGATCGCGGTCAAGAACGGCCTCCATCACGTCTACGTGGGCAACATCCCGCACGTGGACGGCGAGGACACCTTTTGCTCCTCCTGCAAGAAGAGCCTGATCGGACGCCGCCGCTACGCCGTCGTCGATTGGCGCCTGAAGGACGACGGAAGCTGCCCGTCCTGCGGGACCGTCCTGCCGGGCGTCTTCGAGGCGCGACCCGGCCATTGGGGCAACCGGAGACAGTCGGTCTACATGAAGGAGTACGCCGCGGCTTGA
- a CDS encoding HlyD family efflux transporter periplasmic adaptor subunit — translation MDTDRYKAFKRTLLIAAGVGVAAAALWALRPRPLPVELGRVARGPYELTVVEDGVTRAKEIFTVAADVSGNLKRVTRHAGDRVKAGEAVAEIEWDEPRFLRSPVDGFILRVVRESAGPIERGQTVIEIADAMSLEIVADVLTTDAVRIRPGASVKIEGWGGPRPLEGKVRIVEPSAFEKTSALGVEEQRVNVVIDFVSPPEEWKGLGDKYRVVCHIVVASLADALTVPTGALFREDDSWAVFAVEGGRARKRLVGIESRNPVQAVVASGLTAGETVILYPGDRIRDGTRVRPLK, via the coding sequence ATGGACACCGACCGCTATAAGGCCTTCAAACGGACTTTGTTGATCGCGGCGGGCGTGGGCGTCGCCGCGGCGGCCCTCTGGGCCCTCCGCCCGCGTCCCCTCCCCGTGGAGCTCGGGCGCGTCGCCCGCGGGCCCTATGAGCTGACGGTCGTCGAGGACGGGGTCACGCGCGCCAAGGAGATCTTCACGGTCGCCGCGGACGTCTCGGGCAATCTGAAACGCGTCACGCGCCACGCCGGGGACCGCGTGAAGGCGGGCGAGGCCGTGGCGGAGATCGAATGGGACGAGCCGAGGTTTCTCCGATCCCCCGTGGACGGCTTCATCCTCCGCGTCGTCCGGGAGAGCGCGGGCCCCATCGAACGGGGCCAGACGGTCATCGAGATCGCCGACGCCATGTCCCTGGAAATCGTCGCCGACGTCCTGACGACGGACGCCGTCCGGATCCGTCCCGGCGCCTCCGTGAAGATCGAGGGCTGGGGAGGCCCCCGGCCCCTCGAGGGCAAGGTCCGGATCGTGGAACCGTCGGCCTTCGAGAAGACCTCCGCCCTAGGCGTGGAGGAACAGCGCGTGAACGTGGTGATCGACTTCGTCTCCCCTCCGGAGGAATGGAAGGGGCTCGGCGACAAGTACCGCGTGGTTTGCCACATCGTCGTGGCCTCGCTTGCGGACGCCCTCACCGTTCCCACCGGCGCCCTCTTCCGCGAGGACGATTCCTGGGCGGTCTTCGCGGTCGAGGGAGGCCGCGCGCGCAAACGCCTGGTCGGGATCGAATCGCGCAACCCCGTCCAGGCCGTCGTCGCCTCGGGGCTCACGGCCGGCGAGACCGTCATCCTCTACCCCGGCGACAGGATCCGGGACGGGACGCGGGTCAGGCCGTTGAAATAA